The following are from one region of the Cetobacterium somerae genome:
- a CDS encoding flippase, which produces MSNLKKNFIYTSIYNLINIIVPFILLPYIARVLGKENLGINSYTNSITQYFLLMSMLGINLYGTREISYIKDDKKKLNITIIDLYLVKIFSTLFAFIFFLIFIRYQPVNLKNYLYIYSLSFLTNLLDITWFFQGIEDFKKISIRNIIFKLLTLILILIFVRHKNDLNKYIYITILGNIFGQVTMYTYILEKVDFSIYEINLKRLVYHLKRNLKLFILQIAVQIYLYLDKVMLGYYGQYIQAGYYDIAQQIVRLGLVISGTLSTVMLPKISSLVSNKRYDEIKLNIGNALEFVITISFPLIFGLLSINQEFIKWFFGSEYLGVSSIISILSVILLIIPIGNVLGIQLMIPLGKEMLVSISPIAGAITNLILNMYLIPKYSGIGAAIATLFSELIGTGLTCFFMRKWFNMFSIMGKTKKSLLASITMYIALKYLNIKIELIPLLLFIKIFIGIAIYVSLMFILKDKNIIRIVEMRRKK; this is translated from the coding sequence ATGAGTAATTTAAAAAAAAATTTTATATATACATCAATTTACAATTTAATAAATATAATAGTACCATTTATTTTGTTACCTTATATTGCTAGAGTATTAGGAAAAGAGAATTTAGGAATAAATTCTTATACAAACTCAATAACTCAATATTTTTTATTGATGTCAATGTTAGGAATAAATTTGTATGGAACCAGAGAAATATCTTATATAAAAGATGATAAAAAAAAATTAAATATAACTATAATAGATTTATATTTAGTAAAAATATTCTCGACCTTATTTGCGTTTATATTCTTTTTAATTTTTATAAGATATCAACCTGTAAATCTAAAAAATTATTTATATATATATTCTTTAAGTTTTTTGACAAACCTATTGGATATAACATGGTTTTTTCAAGGTATCGAAGATTTTAAAAAAATAAGTATCAGAAATATAATTTTTAAGTTATTAACATTAATATTAATACTAATTTTTGTAAGACATAAAAATGATTTAAATAAATATATATATATAACTATATTGGGAAATATATTTGGACAAGTTACAATGTACACTTATATTTTAGAAAAAGTAGATTTTTCTATTTATGAAATTAACTTAAAAAGATTAGTTTATCATTTAAAAAGAAATTTAAAATTATTTATATTACAAATAGCGGTACAAATTTATTTATATCTAGATAAAGTTATGTTAGGGTATTATGGACAATATATCCAAGCAGGTTATTATGATATAGCTCAGCAAATAGTTAGACTAGGATTAGTCATAAGTGGTACGCTAAGCACTGTAATGTTACCTAAAATTTCAAGCTTAGTTTCTAATAAGAGGTATGATGAAATAAAATTAAATATAGGAAATGCTTTAGAATTTGTTATAACAATATCTTTTCCATTAATTTTTGGTTTGTTATCAATAAATCAAGAGTTTATAAAATGGTTTTTTGGAAGTGAATATTTAGGAGTTTCAAGTATAATCTCAATATTATCAGTAATATTATTAATTATACCAATAGGGAATGTACTAGGAATACAATTAATGATTCCTTTAGGAAAAGAAATGTTAGTATCTATATCTCCAATAGCAGGAGCAATAACAAACTTAATATTAAATATGTATTTAATACCTAAATATTCGGGTATTGGAGCTGCAATAGCCACATTATTTTCAGAATTAATAGGAACTGGATTAACTTGTTTTTTTATGAGAAAGTGGTTTAATATGTTTTCAATAATGGGAAAGACAAAAAAAAGTTTATTGGCAAGTATAACTATGTATATAGCTTTAAAATATTTAAATATAAAGATAGAACTAATTCCTTTGTTATTATTTATAAAAATATTTATAGGGATAGCTATATATGTATCATTAATGTTTATTTTAAAAGATAAAAATATAATAAGAATAGTAGAAATGAGGAGAAAAAAGTGA